The Rhodopseudomonas palustris genome window below encodes:
- a CDS encoding cobyrinate a,c-diamide synthase, whose translation MTVTDYVVTTATNGRPPGLIIAAPSTNSGKTTVTLALHAALRRRGLTVQPYKCGPDYIDPAFHKIAAGRPCFNLDSWAFGQDRITFLLDAATGADLCLAEGVMGLFDGGSAVGAWGNGATADIAAFTGWPVVLVIDVAGQAQSAAALTLGFARYRSDVHIAGVILNNVASPRHEALVRDGFAAHDIPVLGSFERQRDLTLKKRHLGLVQARETARLDTRLQQLADSATRGIDLDALIRAAQPARPIASTNRPLTPPGQRIALAHDDAFSFIYPHLTAGWRAAGAEIVPFSPLNDEGPDPSCDAAWLPGGYPELHAGRLAAATRFKAALGAFSETRAVHGECGGYMTLGAGLIDADGTRHAMAGLLGLETDFASRKLHLGYRLATLQAAAAGHAAGSVLRGHEYHYARVVTVSDEPLAEIRDPAGQLTAETGSRRGHVTGTFFHLIDVAEEAIA comes from the coding sequence GTGACCGTGACTGATTACGTCGTAACAACCGCGACGAACGGCCGTCCGCCGGGGCTGATCATCGCGGCGCCGTCGACCAATAGCGGCAAGACCACGGTGACGCTGGCGCTGCACGCGGCACTGCGCCGCCGCGGCCTCACCGTGCAGCCGTACAAATGCGGGCCCGATTACATCGATCCGGCGTTTCACAAGATCGCGGCCGGCCGGCCCTGCTTCAATCTGGATTCCTGGGCATTCGGCCAAGACCGCATCACGTTTCTGCTCGATGCTGCCACGGGCGCAGACCTCTGCCTCGCCGAGGGCGTGATGGGGCTGTTCGACGGCGGCAGCGCGGTCGGCGCGTGGGGTAACGGCGCCACCGCCGATATCGCCGCCTTCACCGGCTGGCCGGTCGTGCTGGTGATCGACGTCGCAGGCCAAGCGCAGTCCGCCGCCGCGCTGACGCTTGGCTTCGCCCGCTATCGCAGCGACGTCCACATCGCCGGAGTCATTCTCAACAACGTCGCCAGCCCGCGCCATGAGGCGCTGGTCCGCGACGGTTTCGCCGCGCACGACATTCCAGTGCTGGGCAGCTTCGAGCGCCAGCGCGATCTCACGCTGAAGAAACGCCATCTCGGCTTGGTGCAGGCACGCGAGACCGCGAGGCTCGACACCCGCCTGCAGCAACTCGCCGACAGCGCCACGCGTGGGATCGACCTCGACGCACTGATCCGCGCCGCACAGCCGGCGCGTCCGATCGCATCGACCAACCGGCCGCTGACGCCGCCGGGTCAGCGCATCGCGCTGGCGCATGACGACGCATTCTCGTTCATCTATCCGCATCTCACCGCAGGCTGGCGCGCCGCCGGAGCCGAGATCGTGCCGTTCTCGCCGCTGAACGACGAAGGCCCAGACCCGTCCTGCGACGCCGCGTGGCTGCCGGGAGGCTATCCCGAGCTACACGCCGGGCGACTTGCGGCCGCGACGCGGTTCAAAGCGGCGCTCGGCGCGTTTTCAGAAACCCGCGCAGTGCACGGCGAGTGCGGCGGCTACATGACGCTGGGTGCCGGCCTGATCGATGCAGACGGCACACGCCATGCGATGGCCGGACTGCTCGGCCTCGAAACCGACTTCGCCAGCCGCAAGCTGCATCTCGGCTATCGCCTCGCGACCTTGCAGGCCGCCGCCGCCGGCCATGCCGCGGGCAGCGTGCTGCGCGGCCACGAGTATCACTACGCCCGCGTCGTCACCGTTTCGGACGAGCCGCTCGCCGAGATCCGCGATCCCGCCGGCCAACTCACTGCTGAGACCGGCAGCCGCCGCGGCCACGTCACCGGCACGTTCTTTCACCTGATCGATGTCGCCGAGGAGGCGATCGCCTGA
- a CDS encoding zinc-dependent alcohol dehydrogenase, with amino-acid sequence MKALTWHGKNDIRCESVPDPKIEHGRDAIIKVTACAICGSDLHLMDGIMPSMQSGDVLGHETMGEVVEVGSENTKLKVGDRVVVPFTISCGECFFCQRGFYSGCERSNPNAKAAEKMWGHSPAGLFGYSHMLGGYAGGQAEYLRVPYADVGPIKVPDGLTDEQVLFLSDIFPTGFMAADFCNLKGGETVAVWGCGPVGQMAIKSAFLLGAERVIAIDTVPERMEMARQSGAIVINFMDDDVYDKIQDLTNGRGADACIDAVGTEAAAMASFDSMVDRVKMATFMGTDRPHVLRQAIHCCRNFGTVSIVGVYGGLLDKIPMGSAINRGLTMRMAQTPVQHYLPQLLGRIQKREIDPSFVITHRATLEEGPELYKTFRDKKEGCIKVVMKPS; translated from the coding sequence ATGAAAGCTCTGACCTGGCACGGCAAGAACGACATCCGCTGCGAGAGCGTGCCGGATCCGAAAATCGAACACGGCCGCGATGCGATCATCAAAGTGACGGCCTGCGCGATCTGCGGTTCGGACCTGCACTTGATGGACGGAATCATGCCGTCGATGCAGAGCGGTGACGTGCTCGGCCACGAGACCATGGGTGAAGTGGTGGAAGTCGGCTCCGAGAATACCAAGCTCAAGGTCGGTGATCGGGTGGTGGTCCCGTTCACCATCTCCTGCGGCGAATGCTTTTTCTGCCAGCGCGGCTTCTATTCAGGCTGCGAGCGATCGAATCCCAACGCCAAGGCGGCCGAGAAGATGTGGGGCCATTCGCCCGCTGGCCTGTTCGGCTACTCTCATATGCTCGGCGGCTATGCCGGTGGTCAGGCCGAGTATCTGCGCGTGCCGTATGCCGACGTCGGTCCGATCAAAGTGCCCGATGGACTGACCGACGAACAGGTTCTGTTCCTGTCCGATATCTTCCCGACCGGCTTCATGGCAGCTGACTTCTGCAATCTCAAAGGTGGTGAAACAGTCGCGGTGTGGGGCTGCGGCCCGGTCGGCCAGATGGCGATCAAGAGCGCCTTCCTGCTCGGCGCCGAACGCGTGATCGCGATCGACACGGTGCCGGAGCGCATGGAGATGGCGCGGCAATCCGGCGCGATCGTTATCAACTTCATGGACGACGACGTCTACGACAAGATCCAGGATCTCACTAACGGCCGCGGCGCCGACGCGTGCATCGACGCGGTCGGAACCGAAGCAGCCGCAATGGCGAGCTTCGACTCGATGGTCGACCGCGTGAAGATGGCCACTTTCATGGGCACGGACCGGCCGCACGTCTTGCGCCAGGCGATCCACTGCTGCCGAAACTTCGGCACGGTGTCGATCGTCGGCGTCTATGGTGGGCTACTGGACAAGATCCCGATGGGCTCGGCCATCAACCGCGGCCTGACAATGCGGATGGCGCAGACTCCGGTGCAGCATTATCTGCCGCAACTGCTCGGCCGTATCCAAAAGCGCGAGATCGATCCCTCGTTCGTGATCACCCACCGCGCCACGCTGGAAGAAGGCCCGGAACTCTACAAGACCTTCCGAGACAAGAAGGAGGGCTGCATCAAGGTGGTGATGAAACC
- a CDS encoding ABC transporter substrate-binding protein — protein sequence MNRTIAPHCGVRPPVALRDRRAPRWRSRLLLVVAAVGLLASPAFAASKRIASINMCTDQLLIALADPDQIAGLGPYARDPRLSWLAKEAERFPRLSGEAEDLLMLAPDVVLAGRYGKLATRELLRAQNTPVEEFDVPRTIDEVKLQIRRVGALVGHPERSEAMIGSIDQAAERARRTASRWQGRVLALSRRGWVTGGDSLLSSLLQTAGLSNAASDLGFAYGGFTSLEAIVASRPDLLLVSEEQPVAEDQGKALLLHPAIQQAYPASRRIVVPDQLTVCGGAMLPVALDRLSDAIEQISQRRGVAAATPRQ from the coding sequence TTGAACAGAACAATTGCGCCGCATTGCGGCGTTCGGCCGCCCGTCGCCTTGCGTGACCGGCGTGCGCCCCGCTGGCGTTCCCGCTTGTTGCTGGTGGTCGCCGCGGTTGGTTTGCTGGCCTCGCCAGCGTTCGCAGCCTCCAAGCGGATCGCCTCGATCAACATGTGCACTGATCAGTTGCTGATCGCCCTGGCCGATCCCGACCAGATCGCCGGGCTTGGACCGTATGCGCGTGATCCGAGGTTGTCTTGGCTCGCCAAGGAGGCTGAGCGATTTCCGAGGCTGTCCGGTGAAGCTGAGGATCTGTTGATGCTAGCGCCCGACGTGGTGCTGGCCGGCCGCTATGGCAAGCTTGCCACGCGCGAGTTGCTCCGCGCGCAGAACACTCCGGTCGAAGAGTTCGACGTGCCGCGGACGATCGACGAGGTGAAACTACAGATCCGACGAGTCGGCGCGCTGGTCGGCCATCCGGAGCGCTCGGAGGCGATGATCGGCTCGATTGATCAGGCCGCGGAGCGGGCGCGACGCACCGCCTCGCGGTGGCAGGGCCGGGTGCTGGCGCTATCGCGGCGCGGCTGGGTGACCGGCGGCGATAGTCTGCTCAGCTCGCTGCTGCAGACCGCCGGCCTGTCGAATGCGGCGTCCGATCTTGGTTTCGCCTATGGCGGCTTCACCTCGCTCGAAGCGATCGTCGCATCGCGGCCGGACTTGTTACTCGTATCCGAAGAGCAGCCGGTGGCTGAAGATCAGGGCAAGGCTCTGCTGCTGCATCCCGCGATCCAGCAGGCCTATCCGGCGAGCCGACGGATCGTTGTTCCAGATCAGCTCACGGTCTGCGGCGGCGCGATGCTGCCGGTTGCGCTCGATCGACTATCCGACGCGATCGAGCAGATCAGCCAGCGGCGAGGCGTTGCGGCGGCCACGCCGCGGCAGTGA
- the cobA gene encoding uroporphyrinogen-III C-methyltransferase translates to MSNSFESAAAPGRITLVGAGPGDADLLTLRAIKRLQAADVVLYDDLAGEDFMAYLDPNAEMVAVGKRAGHPSPRQEEVSRLAISYALRGKHVVRLKAGDPTLFARADEELRAAREAGIAVEIVPGITTATAAAAMIGASLTKRGVARRVQFVTGHDVDGRLPRDLDLAALADATATTCVYMGKATFPALVAQLITHGLSATTPAVMVESLGSDATNVQRGSVSEIAARLAADRPSGPCMILYGAALEES, encoded by the coding sequence ATGTCCAACTCTTTCGAAAGCGCCGCTGCACCCGGCCGTATCACGCTGGTCGGCGCCGGCCCAGGCGATGCCGACCTGCTGACGCTGCGCGCGATCAAGCGCCTGCAGGCTGCCGACGTCGTGCTATACGACGACCTCGCCGGCGAGGACTTCATGGCCTATCTCGATCCCAACGCCGAGATGGTCGCGGTCGGCAAGCGCGCCGGCCATCCCTCGCCGCGCCAGGAGGAAGTCAGCCGCCTCGCGATCAGCTATGCGCTGCGCGGCAAGCACGTGGTGCGGCTGAAGGCCGGCGATCCGACGCTGTTTGCCCGCGCTGACGAAGAGCTGCGGGCCGCGCGCGAGGCCGGCATCGCGGTCGAGATTGTCCCGGGCATCACCACCGCGACCGCCGCTGCGGCCATGATCGGCGCATCGCTGACCAAGCGCGGCGTCGCGCGCCGGGTCCAGTTCGTCACCGGCCACGATGTCGACGGCCGCTTACCGCGCGATCTCGACCTCGCAGCGCTCGCGGATGCGACCGCGACGACCTGCGTCTATATGGGCAAGGCCACCTTCCCGGCCCTCGTGGCGCAACTGATCACCCACGGCCTGAGTGCAACGACGCCGGCCGTGATGGTCGAAAGCCTCGGCTCAGACGCAACCAACGTGCAGCGAGGCAGCGTCAGCGAGATCGCCGCCCGCCTCGCCGCCGATCGGCCGTCCGGCCCCTGCATGATTTTGTACGGCGCAGCGCTGGAGGAGAGCTGA